The Halobacterium litoreum genome includes a region encoding these proteins:
- the arsB gene encoding ACR3 family arsenite efflux transporter: protein MSDDLSVLDRYLTVWIALAMAGGVALGRFAPGVTDALNAVQWHGTSLPIAAGLFVMIFPIMAEIDYERIPAVTRNARREIGVTLAFNWLVAPILMYGLATTFLAGRPEFVTGLILVGIAPCIAMVLVWNELAAGNQEMCAVCVGVNSLLQIALFVPYAFVFLSVLRDTTVDVSMSLVAQMVGVFLGLPLILGYLVQRVAFRTVGRETYYDRVTPRIGPFGLLGLLFTVVVMFALKGDYIVSNPEEIVLIAVPLLIFFAGLWAVAYGVSAALGFDYAESVSLAFTASSNNFELAIAVAVAVFGISSNVALATVVGPLIEVPVMLALVRVALATRDRLFDETPATAGYATTD, encoded by the coding sequence ATGAGCGACGACCTCTCGGTGCTGGACCGCTACCTCACGGTCTGGATTGCGCTCGCGATGGCCGGCGGCGTCGCGCTCGGACGGTTCGCGCCCGGCGTCACCGACGCGCTCAACGCCGTCCAGTGGCACGGCACCAGCCTCCCCATCGCCGCCGGCCTGTTCGTGATGATTTTCCCCATCATGGCCGAAATCGACTACGAGCGCATCCCCGCCGTCACGCGGAACGCGCGCCGCGAAATCGGCGTCACGCTCGCGTTCAACTGGCTCGTCGCCCCGATTCTGATGTACGGCCTCGCCACCACCTTCCTCGCCGGCCGCCCCGAGTTCGTCACCGGCCTGATTCTCGTCGGCATCGCGCCCTGCATCGCGATGGTGCTCGTCTGGAACGAACTCGCCGCCGGCAACCAGGAGATGTGCGCCGTCTGCGTCGGCGTCAACAGCCTCCTCCAAATCGCGTTGTTCGTCCCGTACGCGTTCGTCTTCCTCTCGGTCCTCCGGGACACCACTGTCGACGTCTCGATGAGTCTCGTCGCCCAGATGGTCGGCGTCTTCCTCGGGCTCCCCCTGATTTTGGGCTACCTCGTCCAGCGCGTCGCCTTCCGCACCGTCGGCCGCGAGACGTACTACGACCGCGTAACTCCACGAATCGGGCCGTTCGGACTGCTCGGATTGCTGTTCACCGTCGTCGTGATGTTCGCGCTGAAGGGCGACTACATCGTCTCCAACCCCGAGGAAATCGTGCTCATCGCGGTCCCGCTGCTGATTTTCTTCGCGGGCCTCTGGGCCGTCGCGTACGGCGTCAGCGCCGCCCTCGGCTTCGACTACGCCGAGAGTGTGAGCCTCGCGTTCACCGCGTCCTCGAACAACTTCGAACTCGCCATCGCCGTCGCCGTCGCCGTCTTCGGCATCTCCAGTAACGTCGCGCTCGCAACCGTCGTCGGCCCGCTCATCGAGGTGCCCGTGATGCTCGCGCTCGTCCGCGTCGCGCTCGCCACACGGGACCGACTGTTCGACGAGACGCCGGCGACCGCGGGCTACGCCACCACCGACTGA
- a CDS encoding ArsR/SmtB family transcription factor, whose product MSKSTARLRRLLADELGECCEEDVERRLTDLESLADDAFADDGIQSVFAVLGNDTRYRLARALSVADDERCVCELEALVDVSESAVSHALSDLVDAGLVARRKDGNWRYYESTDLADGVFAAAEEETAE is encoded by the coding sequence ATGAGCAAGTCGACCGCGCGCCTCCGGCGCCTGCTCGCCGACGAACTCGGGGAGTGCTGCGAGGAGGACGTGGAGCGGAGACTCACCGACCTCGAATCGCTCGCCGACGACGCGTTCGCCGACGACGGCATCCAGTCCGTGTTCGCCGTCCTCGGGAACGACACCCGGTATCGGCTCGCCCGCGCGCTCTCCGTCGCCGACGACGAGCGCTGCGTCTGCGAACTCGAAGCGCTCGTCGACGTCAGCGAGAGCGCCGTCAGCCACGCGCTCTCGGACCTCGTGGACGCCGGCCTCGTCGCCCGCCGCAAGGACGGGAACTGGCGGTACTACGAGAGCACCGACCTCGCGGACGGCGTGTTCGCCGCCGCAGAGGAGGAAACGGCCGAATGA
- a CDS encoding DUF4097 family beta strand repeat-containing protein has protein sequence MRRRALLAGVAAATAAVSGCVGGLFGSRVEETREREFGAPDGRPVRVSTENGNIAVETHDGGQVAVEAVVAVPSESRFEDVTVTSSEIEDALAVTPEVVGNASRVSVDLSVRVPEGAAMAVVQSENGDVTVRDTASVEAARSSNGDVTVRDAGPVESVSTENGDIAADVPAPLPGDVLLHSENGDVDAALSPDADAALDAQTTNGDVTVDGLDLRDASTTDTHVTGTLGDGTHEVTAATTNGDVTVEALD, from the coding sequence ATGCGACGTAGAGCCCTCCTTGCCGGTGTTGCGGCTGCGACCGCCGCGGTGTCTGGGTGTGTCGGTGGATTGTTCGGGAGTCGAGTCGAGGAGACCCGGGAGCGCGAGTTCGGTGCGCCGGACGGCCGGCCGGTGCGCGTGAGTACCGAGAACGGGAACATCGCGGTGGAGACACACGACGGCGGGCAGGTGGCCGTCGAGGCCGTCGTGGCGGTGCCGAGCGAGTCCCGGTTCGAGGACGTGACCGTGACCAGTTCGGAGATAGAGGACGCGCTCGCGGTGACTCCCGAGGTGGTCGGGAACGCGAGTCGCGTGAGCGTGGACCTGTCGGTTCGCGTTCCCGAGGGAGCGGCGATGGCGGTGGTGCAAAGCGAGAACGGGGACGTGACGGTTCGGGACACCGCGTCGGTGGAGGCGGCGCGGTCGTCGAACGGCGACGTGACCGTTCGGGACGCCGGCCCGGTCGAGTCGGTGTCGACGGAGAACGGCGACATCGCGGCTGACGTGCCGGCGCCGCTGCCCGGCGACGTGCTGTTGCACTCCGAGAACGGCGACGTCGACGCGGCGCTGTCCCCGGACGCGGACGCCGCGCTGGACGCGCAGACGACGAACGGCGACGTGACGGTCGACGGGCTCGACTTGCGGGACGCGTCGACGACCGACACGCACGTCACGGGGACGCTCGGTGACGGAACGCACGAGGTGACCGCGGCGACGACGAACGGCGACGTGACAGTCGAGGCGCTGGATTAG
- a CDS encoding cupin domain-containing protein: MTEHVVRDAESATYESVDAADGMHKGVLLDESSGAPNFAMRRFVLDPGASVPEHTNEVEHEQYVLAGEYTVGIEGEEYTVSEGDSLLIPAGAVHWYENAGDEEGAFICVVPNGDDEIRLVE; this comes from the coding sequence ATGACCGAACACGTGGTGCGGGACGCCGAGAGCGCGACCTACGAGAGCGTGGACGCCGCCGACGGGATGCACAAGGGCGTCCTGCTGGACGAGTCGAGTGGCGCGCCGAACTTCGCGATGCGGCGGTTCGTCCTCGACCCCGGCGCGAGCGTCCCCGAGCACACCAACGAGGTCGAACACGAGCAGTACGTGCTCGCCGGCGAGTACACGGTCGGCATCGAGGGCGAGGAGTACACCGTCAGCGAGGGCGACAGCCTCCTGATTCCGGCAGGAGCCGTCCACTGGTACGAGAACGCCGGCGACGAGGAGGGGGCGTTCATCTGCGTCGTCCCCAACGGCGACGACGAGATTCGTCTCGTCGAATGA
- a CDS encoding AAA domain-containing protein translates to MPDASAPDTTRLYEEWSLHDASLFAEAGDALRAKSAYYGADADELRACLDHAASVVDVDAPDGRGRVVPLHREDDAAPTVEYVRWNPDAGTVGWHDPEFGVSGTARYADVDDVIATEVAWRVRFWHPDYAPGDDPFGDVADPPSAVEASDPLSGTDRRAFFDDLRGVVRDERRAERDANWADHADADLGRLVGRGVVDGPFVLVATEGAYGSGRPAELRVQYAPDDGVPADVDLVAGFDLYPDNRVVVDAFDSAFPVPARIASVDGPVVTLQPEWENVDDPSRVADAAEDADPFWLRTLLNPVPYDRRREALDAVWEAPAKRRLLTGERDLSFGALPSARRSGVELNDYQLRALGWAVAADDVACIHGPPGTGKTRTLTAFVAHAVARGERVLVTAHSNQAVDNLLVGDSTLDEREDGTLHAAVAGEDVRVARYGRHSRNRVVGEHYRETPIDDADVVAATTNGAAAFDQDDFDVAVVDEATQASRAATAIALNAAEKLVLAGDHRQLPPYSVTEAGEGEMRPSLFETLVDRYGDEVAVLLRRQYRMHDAIAAFPNEAFYGGRLETADANADWTIPGFPPVSVVDVEGDERREERGSSVRNAAEADAVAERVDALLDAGADPTDVGVIAAYSGQVREIRSRLGDLDRSTHGLTVDTVDSFQGGERDAIVVSFARSNDAANAGFLEHPEEGPRRLNVALTRARKHLALVGDRETLTTRATHRDPEDSCADTYAALFETLAERPDVEHTQA, encoded by the coding sequence ATGCCCGACGCGTCCGCGCCCGACACGACCCGCCTGTACGAGGAGTGGTCGCTCCACGACGCCAGTTTGTTCGCCGAGGCCGGGGACGCGCTCCGCGCGAAGAGCGCGTACTACGGCGCGGACGCCGACGAACTCCGGGCGTGTCTGGACCACGCGGCGAGCGTCGTGGACGTGGACGCGCCCGACGGCCGCGGCCGCGTCGTCCCGCTCCACCGCGAGGACGACGCCGCGCCGACCGTCGAGTACGTGCGCTGGAACCCCGATGCCGGGACGGTGGGCTGGCACGACCCGGAGTTCGGCGTCAGCGGCACGGCCCGGTACGCCGACGTGGACGACGTGATAGCGACCGAGGTGGCGTGGCGAGTGCGCTTCTGGCACCCCGACTACGCGCCCGGCGACGACCCGTTCGGGGACGTGGCCGACCCGCCGTCGGCGGTCGAAGCGAGTGACCCCCTGTCCGGGACGGACCGACGGGCGTTCTTCGACGACCTGCGCGGCGTCGTCAGGGACGAGCGACGCGCCGAGCGAGACGCGAACTGGGCCGACCACGCGGACGCCGACCTCGGGCGCTTGGTCGGCCGGGGTGTCGTGGACGGGCCGTTCGTGCTGGTGGCGACCGAGGGCGCGTACGGCTCCGGGCGCCCGGCGGAACTGCGCGTGCAGTACGCGCCAGACGACGGCGTGCCGGCGGACGTGGACCTCGTCGCGGGGTTCGACCTCTACCCGGACAACCGCGTCGTGGTGGACGCGTTCGACTCGGCGTTTCCGGTGCCCGCGCGCATCGCGTCCGTCGACGGCCCCGTGGTGACACTGCAGCCGGAGTGGGAGAACGTCGACGACCCGAGCCGCGTCGCGGACGCCGCCGAGGACGCGGACCCGTTCTGGCTCCGCACGCTCCTGAATCCGGTGCCCTACGACCGGCGGCGGGAGGCACTCGACGCCGTCTGGGAGGCGCCCGCGAAACGGCGCCTCCTCACCGGGGAGCGTGACCTCTCCTTCGGCGCGCTCCCGAGCGCGCGGCGCTCCGGCGTCGAACTCAACGACTACCAGCTCCGGGCGCTCGGGTGGGCGGTGGCCGCCGACGACGTGGCGTGCATCCACGGACCGCCCGGCACCGGGAAGACCCGGACGCTCACCGCGTTCGTCGCGCACGCCGTCGCCCGCGGGGAGCGCGTGCTCGTCACCGCGCACTCGAATCAGGCCGTGGACAACCTCCTCGTCGGCGACAGCACGCTCGACGAGCGCGAGGACGGCACCCTGCACGCCGCCGTCGCCGGCGAGGACGTGCGAGTCGCGCGCTACGGCCGGCACTCCCGGAATCGCGTCGTCGGCGAGCACTACCGCGAGACGCCCATCGACGACGCCGACGTGGTGGCGGCGACGACGAACGGTGCGGCCGCCTTCGACCAGGACGACTTCGACGTGGCCGTCGTGGACGAGGCGACACAGGCCAGCAGGGCCGCCACCGCCATCGCGCTGAACGCCGCCGAGAAACTGGTGCTGGCGGGCGACCACCGCCAACTCCCGCCGTACAGCGTCACCGAGGCCGGCGAGGGGGAGATGCGCCCGTCGCTGTTCGAGACGCTCGTGGACCGCTACGGCGACGAGGTGGCCGTCCTCCTGCGCCGCCAGTACCGGATGCACGACGCCATCGCGGCGTTCCCGAACGAGGCGTTCTACGGCGGGCGACTGGAGACCGCCGACGCGAACGCCGACTGGACGATTCCGGGCTTCCCGCCGGTCTCGGTCGTCGACGTCGAGGGCGACGAGCGCCGCGAGGAACGCGGCTCCTCGGTTCGCAACGCCGCGGAAGCCGACGCGGTCGCCGAGCGCGTCGACGCCCTGCTCGACGCGGGCGCCGACCCGACAGACGTGGGCGTCATCGCGGCGTACAGCGGGCAGGTCCGTGAGATTCGGTCCCGGCTCGGCGACCTCGACCGCTCGACGCACGGCCTCACCGTCGACACCGTCGACTCCTTCCAGGGCGGCGAGCGCGACGCCATCGTCGTGTCGTTCGCGCGCAGCAACGACGCCGCGAACGCCGGCTTCCTCGAACACCCCGAGGAGGGCCCGCGCCGCCTCAACGTCGCGCTCACTCGCGCCCGCAAACACCTCGCGCTCGTCGGCGACCGGGAGACGCTGACGACGCGAGCCACCCACCGCGACCCCGAGGACAGTTGCGCGGACACGTACGCCGCGCTGTTCGAGACGCTCGCGGAACGCCCGGACGTCGAACACACGCAAGCGTAA
- a CDS encoding DUF5814 domain-containing protein encodes MAITDKIYVKNHRQIASQLDTRFPKGAFSGATLDVLFSGDLSALNDATRDKVLDFAQDFMDCNCQSNPYCGHPERKFIRYLLDLRAQGLDPESMVDVMTDDYMVYCYPGDLYSFLDDAVRTLEAVEDLAEVDGRQDAADTASQRKRELTR; translated from the coding sequence GTGGCCATCACGGACAAGATTTACGTGAAGAACCACCGCCAGATCGCGTCCCAACTGGACACCCGGTTCCCGAAGGGCGCGTTCAGCGGCGCCACCCTCGACGTGCTGTTCAGCGGCGACCTCTCGGCGCTGAACGACGCCACCCGGGACAAGGTCCTGGACTTCGCACAGGACTTCATGGACTGCAACTGCCAGTCCAACCCCTACTGCGGGCACCCCGAGCGGAAGTTCATCCGGTACCTGCTCGACCTGCGCGCGCAGGGTCTCGACCCGGAGTCGATGGTGGACGTGATGACCGACGACTACATGGTCTACTGCTACCCGGGCGACCTCTACTCGTTCCTCGACGACGCCGTGCGCACGCTGGAAGCCGTCGAGGACCTCGCCGAGGTCGACGGCCGGCAGGACGCCGCCGACACGGCGAGTCAGCGCAAGCGCGAACTCACTCGGTAG
- a CDS encoding arsenate-mycothiol transferase ArsC, translated as MTTTVAFVCVQNAGRSQMAYAFAQREAADRDLDVELVTGGTDPADHVHGEVVDAMAEAGFDLTGRKPREVTFEEVRDADYVITMGCAAEDVCPAGWAGENRDWDLDDPDGRPDHEVARIRDEIRSRVSEFFDELA; from the coding sequence GTGACCACCACCGTCGCCTTCGTCTGTGTCCAGAACGCGGGCCGCTCCCAGATGGCGTACGCCTTCGCTCAGCGCGAGGCCGCCGACCGCGACCTCGACGTCGAACTCGTCACCGGGGGCACCGACCCCGCCGACCACGTCCACGGGGAAGTCGTGGACGCGATGGCCGAGGCGGGCTTCGACCTCACCGGCCGGAAGCCACGCGAGGTCACCTTCGAGGAGGTGCGGGACGCCGACTACGTGATTACGATGGGGTGTGCCGCCGAGGACGTCTGTCCCGCCGGTTGGGCGGGCGAGAACCGTGACTGGGACCTGGACGACCCGGACGGCCGCCCCGACCACGAGGTCGCACGCATCCGCGACGAGATTCGGAGCCGAGTCTCGGAGTTCTTCGACGAACTCGCGTAG
- a CDS encoding site-2 protease family protein encodes MRSFKVGSAFGIPIKLDVTFLLILPVFAYLIGTQVDVWVNTLNGAPFDAGLNAATLTEGNREWYLGSIAAIGLFVGVVLHELGHSLVAMRYGFPIDSITLWILGGIASLSEQPEEWKQEFSIAIAGPIVSILLGVGSYAAMQFLPSSLDLARFVFGYLALMNFALAAFNLLPGFPMDGGRVLRALLARTRSFARATQIAAEVGKAFALILGIVGLLGFNLILIGVAFFIYIGASSEAQRTVMNAVFEGVTVADVMTHAEDVHTVDADASVADLMDRMFEQRHTGYPVTRNGDVVGMVTLDDARSVKPVERDAIRVADVMTDEVHSIPQYSDAMDALDRIQQHGIGRLLVVDANGEMVGLLSRTDLVTAFNIIQSTGPREASTNIDLSRR; translated from the coding sequence ATGCGCAGTTTCAAGGTCGGGAGCGCGTTCGGCATTCCCATCAAACTGGACGTGACCTTCCTGTTGATTCTCCCGGTGTTCGCGTACCTCATCGGGACGCAGGTCGACGTCTGGGTGAACACGCTGAACGGCGCGCCGTTCGACGCCGGACTGAACGCCGCCACGCTCACCGAGGGGAACCGCGAGTGGTATCTCGGCTCCATCGCCGCAATCGGGCTGTTCGTCGGCGTCGTCCTCCACGAACTCGGCCACTCGCTGGTCGCGATGCGGTACGGCTTCCCCATCGACTCCATCACGCTCTGGATTCTCGGCGGCATCGCCAGCCTCTCCGAACAGCCCGAGGAGTGGAAACAGGAGTTCTCCATCGCTATCGCCGGCCCGATTGTGAGCATCTTACTCGGCGTCGGGTCGTACGCCGCCATGCAGTTCCTCCCGAGTTCGCTGGACCTCGCGCGGTTCGTCTTCGGCTACCTCGCGTTGATGAACTTCGCGCTCGCCGCGTTCAACCTCCTCCCCGGCTTCCCGATGGACGGCGGGCGCGTCCTGCGCGCGCTCCTCGCTCGCACCCGGTCGTTCGCCCGCGCCACCCAGATCGCGGCGGAGGTCGGGAAGGCGTTCGCGCTCATCCTCGGCATCGTCGGCCTGCTCGGGTTCAACCTCATCCTCATCGGCGTCGCCTTCTTCATCTACATCGGCGCGTCCAGCGAAGCCCAGCGCACCGTCATGAACGCGGTCTTCGAGGGCGTCACCGTCGCCGACGTGATGACACACGCCGAGGACGTCCACACGGTCGACGCCGACGCCTCGGTCGCCGACCTCATGGACCGGATGTTCGAACAGCGCCACACCGGCTACCCCGTCACGCGCAACGGCGACGTCGTCGGGATGGTGACGCTAGACGACGCGCGCTCCGTGAAACCCGTCGAACGCGACGCCATCCGCGTCGCCGACGTGATGACCGACGAGGTCCACAGCATCCCCCAGTACAGCGACGCGATGGACGCCCTCGACAGGATTCAACAGCACGGCATCGGTCGCCTGCTCGTCGTCGACGCGAACGGCGAGATGGTCGGTCTGCTCTCCCGCACCGACCTCGTCACCGCGTTCAACATCATCCAGTCCACGGGACCCCGAGAGGCCTCGACGAACATCGACCTGTCCCGGCGCTGA
- a CDS encoding ring-cleaving dioxygenase — translation MPPTTPGLHHVTAIAGDPQANADFYVGTLGLRFVKRTVNHDDTGTYHFYFGDNEGTPGTNVTFFPWADGGRDGEFGAGQTRDTAYLIPPDAVDFWRDRLESRGVDVTESERFGEPVLRFADPDGIGLELVASDRAADSDAVPWPDGPVPADRQLRGFHSVTLAVSDYAPTEAVLTDVLGYERVAESDDRRRYEADGGGPHAALDLVETDAPRGRMGVGTVHHVAFVAESVEQEKAWREAYVERGLAPSEIIDRKYFESLYCREPGGVLFEIATDGPGFTVDEDADELGSRLTLPEWLEGERAEIEAALPDFAGPNVESA, via the coding sequence ATGCCACCGACGACGCCCGGCCTCCACCACGTCACCGCCATCGCCGGCGACCCGCAGGCGAACGCCGACTTCTACGTCGGGACGCTGGGCCTGCGGTTCGTGAAGCGAACCGTGAACCACGACGACACCGGGACGTACCACTTCTACTTCGGGGACAACGAGGGGACGCCGGGCACGAACGTGACGTTCTTCCCGTGGGCCGACGGCGGGCGGGACGGCGAGTTCGGCGCCGGGCAGACGCGGGACACCGCGTACCTGATTCCGCCCGACGCCGTTGACTTCTGGCGCGACCGCCTCGAATCACGCGGCGTCGACGTGACCGAGTCCGAGCGGTTCGGTGAGCCAGTCCTCCGCTTTGCCGACCCGGACGGCATCGGCCTCGAACTCGTCGCGAGCGACCGCGCCGCCGACTCGGACGCCGTCCCGTGGCCGGACGGCCCGGTGCCGGCCGACCGCCAACTCCGCGGGTTCCACAGCGTCACGCTCGCCGTGTCCGACTACGCCCCGACCGAGGCCGTCCTCACGGACGTACTCGGCTACGAGCGGGTCGCCGAATCCGACGACCGGCGGCGCTACGAGGCCGACGGCGGCGGGCCGCACGCCGCCCTCGACCTCGTGGAGACCGACGCCCCGCGAGGCCGGATGGGCGTCGGCACCGTCCACCACGTCGCGTTCGTCGCCGAGAGCGTCGAACAGGAGAAAGCGTGGCGGGAGGCGTACGTCGAACGCGGCCTCGCGCCCAGCGAGATAATCGACCGCAAGTACTTCGAGTCGCTGTACTGCCGCGAACCCGGCGGCGTGCTGTTCGAAATCGCGACCGACGGCCCCGGCTTCACCGTCGACGAGGACGCCGACGAACTCGGGTCGCGCCTGACGCTCCCCGAGTGGCTGGAGGGCGAACGCGCCGAAATCGAGGCCGCGCTCCCCGACTTCGCCGGCCCGAACGTCGAGAGCGCGTAA
- a CDS encoding saccharopine dehydrogenase family protein has protein sequence MTLLVYGAYGYTGELVAEEAIERGLDPVLGGRNATKLDRVGARLDCETRTFRVADAARELDDVDVVLNCAGPFVETAEPFADACIDAGADYLDVTGEIPVFESLARRDGDATEAGVAVLPGVGFDVVPTDCLAAHLAGRLPDATHLSLGFEPHGGLSPGTAATVLGQLGDGGAIRRDGRLVSVPPGHRQRRIDFGNGERSAVTIPWGDVSTAYRSTGIPNVDAYVPMPKNARRAMRAARYLGPVLSADPVSDALQSLARRFVSGPDEAERDAGRAYVWGEVRNEETGESAVSRLVTPETYALTVDAATTAAERALDGDAPPGYQTPSTAYGADFVLELDDVTRTDD, from the coding sequence GTGACGCTACTCGTCTACGGCGCGTACGGCTACACGGGCGAGCTGGTCGCCGAGGAAGCAATCGAGCGCGGCCTCGACCCCGTGCTCGGCGGCCGGAACGCGACGAAACTCGACCGCGTCGGCGCGCGACTCGACTGCGAGACGCGGACGTTCCGGGTGGCCGACGCTGCCCGTGAATTGGACGACGTCGACGTCGTTCTGAACTGCGCCGGGCCGTTCGTGGAGACGGCCGAACCGTTCGCCGACGCGTGCATCGACGCTGGCGCGGACTACCTCGACGTGACCGGCGAGATTCCGGTCTTCGAGTCGCTCGCGCGCCGCGACGGCGACGCCACCGAGGCCGGCGTCGCCGTCCTCCCGGGCGTCGGCTTCGACGTGGTGCCGACGGACTGCCTCGCCGCACACCTCGCGGGTCGCCTCCCGGACGCCACGCACCTCTCGCTCGGGTTCGAGCCGCACGGCGGCCTCTCCCCCGGCACCGCCGCCACCGTCCTCGGGCAACTCGGCGACGGCGGCGCGATTCGGCGCGACGGCCGCCTCGTCTCGGTGCCGCCCGGCCACCGCCAGCGCCGCATCGACTTCGGGAACGGCGAGCGCAGTGCCGTCACCATCCCGTGGGGCGACGTCTCGACGGCGTACCGCTCGACGGGCATCCCGAACGTGGACGCCTACGTCCCGATGCCGAAGAACGCCCGGCGCGCGATGCGGGCCGCACGCTACCTCGGCCCCGTCCTCTCGGCTGACCCGGTGAGCGACGCGCTCCAGTCGCTCGCCCGGCGGTTCGTCTCGGGCCCGGACGAGGCCGAACGCGACGCCGGCCGCGCCTACGTCTGGGGCGAAGTCAGAAACGAGGAGACGGGCGAATCGGCGGTTTCCCGCCTCGTCACGCCGGAGACGTACGCGCTCACCGTCGACGCCGCGACGACCGCCGCCGAACGCGCGCTCGACGGCGACGCGCCGCCGGGCTACCAGACCCCGTCGACGGCCTACGGCGCGGACTTCGTCCTCGAACTCGACGACGTCACCCGGACCGACGACTAA
- a CDS encoding BKACE family enzyme produces MTYADYLAGEPVVVTAALTGGVHGKEANPNLPETPEEIGRAAAAAEDAGAAVVHVHARKPNGERSFATERFQEIDDAIREHADSVVIQHSTGGTGAPDEARHRPLRTDPAPEMASLDMGPLNRYDRLTSENTRALVDSLYDEMRERDIKPELEVFNDGHLNEVHQFLDRRDVDDPVYATLVFGSGTLTRPTPENFLNAVSNLPEGAAFNTLGFGQHQLPFATMGVLFGGHVRVGLEDNVYYERGELAESNAQLVARVVRVAEELGRPVASPDEAREILGLRGRDG; encoded by the coding sequence GTGACGTACGCCGACTACCTCGCCGGCGAACCGGTCGTCGTGACGGCGGCGCTGACCGGCGGCGTCCACGGGAAGGAAGCGAACCCGAACCTCCCGGAGACCCCTGAAGAAATCGGGCGCGCGGCGGCCGCCGCCGAGGACGCGGGCGCCGCCGTCGTCCACGTCCACGCTCGGAAACCGAACGGCGAGCGGTCGTTCGCCACCGAGCGCTTCCAGGAGATAGACGACGCCATCCGCGAACACGCCGACAGCGTCGTCATCCAGCACTCGACGGGCGGCACCGGCGCGCCCGACGAGGCGCGCCACCGCCCGCTCCGCACCGACCCCGCGCCCGAGATGGCGAGCCTCGACATGGGGCCGCTGAACCGCTACGACCGCCTCACGAGCGAGAACACGCGCGCGCTCGTCGACTCGCTCTACGACGAGATGCGCGAGCGCGACATCAAGCCCGAACTGGAGGTGTTCAACGACGGCCACCTGAACGAAGTCCACCAGTTCCTCGACCGCCGCGACGTCGACGACCCGGTGTACGCGACGCTCGTCTTCGGGTCCGGGACGCTCACGCGCCCGACGCCAGAGAACTTCCTGAACGCCGTCTCGAATCTCCCCGAGGGCGCGGCGTTCAACACGCTCGGGTTCGGCCAGCACCAACTCCCGTTCGCGACGATGGGCGTGCTGTTCGGCGGGCACGTGCGCGTCGGCCTCGAAGACAACGTCTACTACGAGCGCGGCGAACTCGCCGAGAGCAACGCCCAACTGGTCGCACGCGTCGTCCGCGTCGCCGAGGAACTCGGCCGCCCGGTGGCGTCCCCTGACGAGGCCCGCGAGATACTGGGGTTGCGCGGGCGCGACGGCTAA